Sequence from the Erythrolamprus reginae isolate rEryReg1 chromosome 2, rEryReg1.hap1, whole genome shotgun sequence genome:
cactccgcagtctgcattggttgccgatcagtttccggtcacaattcaaagtgttggttatgacctataaagcccttcatggcaccggaccagattaccccagggaccgccttctgccgcacgaatcccagcggccagttaggtcccacagagttggccttctctggttcccgtcaactaaacaatgccacttggcgagacccaggagaagagccttctctgtggtggccccggccctctggaaccaactccccccagaaattagaattgcccctaccctccttgcctttcgtaagctacttaaaacccacctctgccgccaggcatgggggaattaagacttcttctccccctaggctgttacaactgtatacatggtatgtttgtatgtatgtttggttttgtatattaaggggttttaatttgcttttagtattggattttattgtatattgttcatgattgttgttagctgccctgagttttcggagaggggcggcatataaatccaataaaacttgaaactcttCTCCACACTTCTTCCAAAGTCTCCACAAATCTTCTCAAAGTCACACGCAATGAATGGAATGTGACTTATCTCAAGTCCACTTTTGGGTCCACAAAAGAGGGAAATCAGGTTCCATTCGCCACCCAAAACTCAGACCTCCCCCAGTTCAAACCTCTGTACACCCGGCTCCAGTTGCAACTGCAGGAGACGTTATGGCCAGGAGACCTTTGTCCTCTGCTGCTGTTGTGACTTTCATACTCTTATCTGGAGCAGAAAGCCTTGGCAACCAGACCTCACATCCTTATCACCTCTCAATTCGATTGCTGCTCTGCTGGGACTGGCTGTAAAAATGACTCAAAAGCTACAGTTGGTAGAAAATCGGGCAGCCAAGTTGTTCCTGGATGAAAGACAATGGGCAGGAATTTTGTCACTCTTCCAGTTGGTACTTGGACTGCTAAGGAGTTTCTGACCCCATCACAAAAATGACAGGGAGGCAGCTTAGAATATCTTTATTGTCACACTTAAAATACATGAATTGGCATTCATGAAAATGAAATTTCTCTGGATACAGCTCTCGGATattcaccacctccaatatacactacatgaacagaataataaatacattcatgcatacaacagattcaaacatagtattaaccgctccaaacttgactgtaaaaaatacaactttagtaatcgagttgtcggagcgtggaactcattacctgactcagtagtatcatcccctaacccccaacattttacccttagactatccatggttgacctctccagattcctaagaggtcagtaaggggtgtgcataagtgcaccagtgcgccttctatcccctgtccaattgtctctcctatatttctttatatatcttttcttctattctttttttgatatattttactgtgagtatatcctctgtaaccttcattatgttttagataaaatgcaagattcttgaagtccagtgtgaagtttccacagtctgggTTCATTtgaggagccatgtcatctgctggggtTGGTCCACTGCGCtttattaagtccagggtcaacgcagccgTCTATTTGGAGATTTCGGagcactccatgcttccatccacatACGAGCTTAATGGGGGAtggtgacttcaattttccagcaggactttgtacctgcccacactgcccaaagcacaaaaacctgcttcaatgaccatggaattactgttatttatttgtttgtttgtttgtttgtttgttttgtccaatacacaatacatattgaagagaatagacatgaagtgttatatttaaagaaaaggatagaagaaaagatataaaaatagaggagaggatatatgaaaggaagagaagatatatgataggtgaaagaaaggaaagacaattggacaggggacgaaaggcacaccagtgcacttatgtacgccccttactggcctcttaggaacctggagaggtcaatcatggagagtctaagggagaaatgttgggggttaggtgttgacacaattgagtccggcaatgagttccacgcttcgacaactcgattgctaatgtcatattttttacagtcaggtttggagcgattaatattaacttggaatctgttgagtgctcctgtgttgttgcggtggaagctgaagtagtcattgacaggcaggatgttgcagcatatgatcttgtgggcaatacttagatcgtgttttaggcgttgtagttctaagctttctagatccaggattgttagtctattttcgtagggtgttctgtttcgagaggaggagtgaagggctcttggccagcaaactcacctgacctgaaccccatagagaatggGGCattggggcattgccaagagcaAGTTGAGAGACAGgggactgaacaatgcagaagagctgaaggactgaagcatcctggtcttccataacacctcagcagtgccataggCTTATAGTGTCCATGCCATGTCGCATtggggcagtaattgctgcaaaagggcccCAAACGAAgtacatgcttatacttttcaggagtctgatattgttttatgtacaatcctttttttattgatcacgtgtaatattctaattttctgagatggtgggttTGGGGTTCTTATGAGCtttaccccataatcatcacaattatgacaaatcatggcttgaactatgttgccttaCATGTTATgagtctcatatattaagttggttatgacctataaagcccttcgtggcaccggaccagaatatctccgggaccgccttctgccgcatgaatcccagcgaccagttaggtctcacagagttggccttctccgggtcccgtcaactaaacaatgccgcttggcgggacccaggggaagagccttctctgtggcggccctgatcctttggaaccaactccccccagatatcagagttgcccccaccctccttgcctttcataagctccttaaaacccacgtctgtcgtcaggcatgggggaattgagactttccctccccctaggcttataaaatttatgcatgatatgtcagtatgtatgattggtttcttaaattggggtttttaaaattaatttaaatattagatttgtttacattgtattattgttgttgttagccgccccgagtctgcggagaggggcggcatacaaatctgattaatagatagatagataggtaggtaggtaggtaggtaggtagatagatagatagatagatagatagatagatagatagatagatagatagatagatagatagataataagtttccaccttttaagttgcattacttaaataaatgaacgtttgcctGATACTCCACCTGTAGTCAAACATATTGTGTTGTATTCATTTTCATTGTTTATATCACGTTTTCTTAATAATCAGTGTTTCATATATTATTCCAAAATAATCTATCAATTCAGGTTTTCATGTGTGGCCTTGCAACGGtactataagtgtgaaaaatggccagaagtcacttttttcccagtgccgttgtaactttgaattggtctctaagcgaactgttgtaagtttcaagtttcaagttttattggatttatatgccgcccctctccgaaaactcggggcagctaacagcaatcataaacagtatacaataataatccaatactaaaagcgaattaaagccccttaatatacaaaaccaaacatacatacagacataccatgcatacaattgtaacggcctagggggagaagaaatcttaattcccccatgcctggcggcagaggtgggatttaagtagcttacaaaaggcaaggagggtgggggcaattctaatctctggggggagttggttccagagggctggggccaccacagagaaggctcttcttctgggtcccgccaagcggcattgtttagttaacgggacccggagaagatccactctgtgggacctaactggctgctgggattcgtgcggcagaaggcggtccctgaggtaatctggtccggtgccatgaagggctttataggtcataaccaacactttgaattgtgaccggaaactgatcggcaaccaatgcagactgcagagtgttggtgtgatatgggcatatttagagaagcccatgattgctctcgcagctgcattctgcacgatctgaagtttccgaacacttttcaaaggtagccccatgtagagagcattacagtagtcgagcctcgaggtgatgagggcatgagtgactgtgagcagtgactcccggtccaaatagggccgcaactggtgcaccaggcgaacctgggcaaacgcccccctcgccacagctgaaagatgtttctctaatgtgagctgtggatcgaggaggatgcccaagttgcgaactctctctgagggggtcaatgattctccccccagggtaatggacggacagatggaattgttcttgggaggcaagacccacagccactccgtcttgtctgggttgagtttgagtaagtcaaggactataaaTAATTTCCACCACTGAATCAGGAAATGTTTTCTCTCGATGTGTTTCTTTAGATCTCAGGAAGAAATATAAGCGGCACATCCGCGAGGTTTTTCAAAACCTTCCTCAACTTGGCCCGCACCCCAATCGGAAGATGTCCCTCGAAGAAAACTACATAGAAGTCCTTCTGAAGAGAAGACCAGATTTGCCCAAAAGAGATCATGAGACTTTGGCGGCGGAAAGAAAACACCGAGAGATGAAGAACCATCCCGAAAATGTCCCGAAAATTGATCTGGAGAATTTATTTCATCCACACCCTGAAGGGGAAAACTCAAAAACTGTCTTGTTGTTTGGACCTTCTGGGGTAGGCAAAACCACAACCACGCGGAAATTCATGTTGGACTGGGCATCCGATAAACTATGGCTGACCAAGTTTGATTATGCTGTTTATATCTCTTGCAACGCACTTCAATGTGGCACCAAGCTTATGAGTGGAATGGAGCTGATCTCCAATAATTGTCCTCCAGGAATGCTTTCTACGAAGGATGTTTTGGCCAACGAAGACAACCTCCTCCTCATCGTTGATGGTATTGAGGACTTGAAGCTCTCGGACGTGCCGGTTGATAGGCTACACCAGGATCCCCATCAAAAGCAGGAGGTGGTCAACCTGTTGATAGGTGTGCTCAAGAAAAAGATCTTCCCCAGGTGTCACCTCTTGGTGACCACAAGACCCATGGGTGTGAGCCTTCTGTTGAAGCATCTGAGATCACCACTCATGGTAGAAGTGTTGGGCTTTGAACCTGTTCACACGAAGGAATATTTCCACCAGTTCTTTCCAAATAAGGAAGAAGCCAACCAGGTCTTTGAACTGGTTCAAAGGAATGAAACTCTTTTTGGAATGTCTTTCCTTCCTGCAACCTGTTGGGTTATCGGCTCCGTTTTCCAACAAAACCCACTGGCAGAACTTCTTCAAGATCTCCCCGATACTGCAACACTCACCGAAATTCACCTATGTCTCCTCTTGAGCTTCTTGGGTACCAATTCCAGGCCAAGCCACCTGAAAGACCTATGCTCTTTAGCCAAAGTTGGGCTGCTCCATGGAACAATGGCCTTCCATGAAGAAGAGCTAAAGGAAAATGGCTTGGGTTATTACTTGGCTTCAGACTCTCCTCCCATGAATAGGAAAGTCCTCCACCGAGATGTTCAGGTGGAAACCTTGTACAGATTCACACACCTGAGCTTCCAGGagttttttgcagccttgttctaCCTGCTGGACATTGAGGAGACCACCAGAACATCTCAAGACCTGAGTGAAGTATTTGGAGACCAGAAGGAATGTAGCAGCAGATATCTTATGTTGATTCGTTTCCTCTACGGCTTGTCTAACGTGGAAAGGATGAGTGTTCTTCAAGAATCCTGGTCCTTCAAGCTATCGAGGACTAAGGTTTGGGCAGAATTGCTAAGGTGGGTAGATCAAGAAGCCAAGACTCACTCCTTTAAAAGAGAAGAGGTTCTGTTGGAATTGTGCCATTGTGTATACGAAATGAAGGACGCCGTCTTTGCCAAGAAAGCAATGAAGAACATCCACGATTTGGATCTCAAAACACAACTTTTGACCAAGCTGGATTTCGAAGCTTTCTCGTTTTGCCTGTCAGCTACTGATGTTTTGAATTCGGTCCGTCTCTCTGGCTGTCAGCTTGGGCGTCAAAGATTCCAACAACTTTTGCCAGGATTCTTTAAATCTTCGGAGATCCAGTAAGTAGAAAGAGACCCAAGGCCACAACATTGGAAGCAGGCTGAGGTTACCAGATAATAAGGTCATTATTAGGAAATTAATAAATAGGAAATAAATTAGGAaatagcctccaccctccttgccttctgcaagagtctgaagactcttgTATGCCACCAGGTATagaaatgaataatgaatgaatgaataaatggataaacagataaacaaacaaacaaacaaatatctagAATGTGCAAAACTAGACAAATTAACAATTGAGTTAAACCAAAAAAGAGGATTCAGAGTATTTTGAGGTTTGAAATATGTTCTACAAAtggattgaaagaaagaaaacaggggaTGTACAAATGTACATATTTAGAATCATAATTGTACAGGAAAGTGAATTTCTTAATTGAAAAACGAATATATAAGTAAGGCTAGGTAAGGAATAGAAATG
This genomic interval carries:
- the LOC139162827 gene encoding NACHT, LRR and PYD domains-containing protein 3-like, translating into MEELHFSLEDALLFALDDLSEEDFKRFKSRLSYLEEKDPIPWSKLEDAHTLDVLRLLLGAYGKEGARETTVKVLWAINMRDSASRLQRWKYEDLRKKYKRHIREVFQNLPQLGPHPNRKMSLEENYIEVLLKRRPDLPKRDHETLAAERKHREMKNHPENVPKIDLENLFHPHPEGENSKTVLLFGPSGVGKTTTTRKFMLDWASDKLWLTKFDYAVYISCNALQCGTKLMSGMELISNNCPPGMLSTKDVLANEDNLLLIVDGIEDLKLSDVPVDRLHQDPHQKQEVVNLLIGVLKKKIFPRCHLLVTTRPMGVSLLLKHLRSPLMVEVLGFEPVHTKEYFHQFFPNKEEANQVFELVQRNETLFGMSFLPATCWVIGSVFQQNPLAELLQDLPDTATLTEIHLCLLLSFLGTNSRPSHLKDLCSLAKVGLLHGTMAFHEEELKENGLGYYLASDSPPMNRKVLHRDVQVETLYRFTHLSFQEFFAALFYLLDIEETTRTSQDLSEVFGDQKECSSRYLMLIRFLYGLSNVERMSVLQESWSFKLSRTKVWAELLRWVDQEAKTHSFKREEVLLELCHCVYEMKDAVFAKKAMKNIHDLDLKTQLLTKLDFEAFSFCLSATDVLNSVRLSGCQLGRQRFQQLLPGFFKSSEIQLNRCGLSPTACEVLRPIAMTNARLTSLDLGENPLEDSGVSHLCEWLLQPTCPLQSLRLPSCNLTAAVCQLLSKVLESGSSLRELDLGANPLGDWGAKQLCLGLPSSQLQRLSLLSCGLTSGACEDLASVLETSETLLELNLGDNSLGDEGVRQLCQGLKQKRCKLQKLTLTMKSLNRNTKVKLEAACARHPGLGFTSYYPPDFPRFPGTEE